The DNA region ttatgcAAAACCATGCTTCCCAGCAATTTACAATCGATTGTTTAGTGATAAACTgaaatccaatcgattgagttagaATTCAATCAATTGGTTTTCAACAAAACACGATTTCATAACTCCTCACGAACGTgacaaatcaaatttaatattttaatcgattggaatggcaaaaaaaattattaggatCAATAGAAGAtgtaattcgttattgtttttgttcttgattgtTAATAAAGATGATAGATTTtggttaaaataattatttataaaataaaaaatcgtttttataattaaataaaatatatgagattaatttgtaattaaatttaaaaaaggactatttaacaattattaaaaaaccttaaaaaacatattttgttaTGGACCATTTAATGGTCTAAACGTTCTGGGACCACCGAATCCTGAGTCCTACTTACatacacttctattctcacactttcttctactcttcttcatcttctttcaaatttaCGAAATCAAAGTTCTGCTGATATTAGCTTTTGTACGAAAAAATATATCCAAACCAACTcaattcttttttcaattatttacaaaaaatttttcaaactcTAAATACCCAATaatctcaaacctcaaactctcaagtttaatctcgaattatatattttttattattcttatatatgaatttatttaatattaatattttttaataataaattattttaaatttataaatttaaattatattattgaaagaaattaattaaattaattttaagtatttcaattaattaattaagtgggaccacaacaggGACTAAAATTAGTTCCtgctaatggagaagagagatatGTTATGacttcctatttactgtttatgacgcaaaagctgatgcatagttactttttatgacaggtggaccCATAAATAGGAATTGGTATGAGTTTCCTATTGGAGATGGTCTAAGTTCCCAACCAATGATGGTGATAAAGACTAGTAATGCATATTCCTTGATAATTTTTGCAGTGCTATACGGTTGTTATCTCATTGATCATGTTGCAAATGCTGAAGTTCATCATCACAACTTTGTGGTAAGTCTACTTTATTTCATCATACATGCATGTTACATAACACTTAGATGAATTATGCCTTTAATTTCTGCAGATAAAATCTTCAAGTTACACTAGACTATGCAGCACCAAGAATATTTTGACAGTAAATGGAGAGTTTCCAGGTCCAACCTTGAAGGCCCACACAGGAGACACTCTTATTGTCAATGTTTATAACCAAGCAAACCATAATATAACAATACATTGGTATGTGCCTTAGCTTCCACTCTATACAACAGAGTATATGCATTAATTACTGAAAGAATATTTGCATTATTTTTCAAAGGCATGGGGCTAGACAAGGGAGGAATCCATGATCAGATGGAGCTGCTTACATAACACAGTGTCCAATTCAACCAGGTGCAGTGTTCAAACGAGTTATCCATTTGACCACAGAGGAAGGAACCATATGGTGGCATGGACATGATGGTTGGTCAAGAGCCACAGTTCATGGAGCTTTCATCATTTATCCCAAGCATGGACAAAACTATCCCTTTCCCAAACCCCATGCTGAGATTCCAATCTTACTAGGTATGTACTAAATACTACTGCACCAACTTGGTTTATCTACATCTTTGGTTGTATCAAGCCAGGATTATTTTGAAAACTGTAATTGGAATCCACCAACTATCAACAGTGAGGTCACCTCTTAATAATAGTCACAGATATAAATAAAACTATTGGCACCAACCTGATCGGAGTAAACATTGAAAATGAACCATTGACTGGCACAGTCCCTTTTAGCTGGTTGTTTGAGAGATCACTGCATTCCACAACAATCATGGTGTTGCACTCTCAAAAATATAGTAAACGATTCAAAACAAGAATACATGTCTATATTAACTCAGTGGGAAATGAAAATATAGGAGTCACACTCACAGAACTTGCAGTGAATTGATCCCGGTCAAAGACATGGGAATGCCTCCTGACAAGGCGTTATTGTTGAGACGCCTATTTCAGAGGGCAAGAAGAATTAATTTGCAGGTAATAAGATTTGATACTTTAATAAAAAACATTATCAGCAAACACGTGCAACAATGATTACCAAATAGCAAGTTTTGCAAGTTTCATGCAGGAAAGAGTTAAAAATAGAATAAGCCTATCACTAATATAAACTTATATTGAAACATGGAAAAAAAGAGAGTAAAAGATAGAGGGCATGGATGCATGACAGTTCACCGAAGTTACTTAACAAATATAACTATATGATTAAGCATGAGTGTGGACCTTTGACCATATTTAATTAGTGCTTCATTAATTCATTTTTACAACCACTGAGCACTATCATTAATTAccatatatttcatgcaattcAACACACTCATTATTGAGTCAAATAGAAGTACTAGCAacaataaaaatatgaaagataCTTTTCCTATAGGTATATGCTCATTTATACCACAGCCTTTATTGGAAATGAAATAGCATGTCGCAGACAATGTACTCTACCACTAACTATATTGCACGGGAAATCAAACAATAAATTGGATGCTGAGAAGGTAAAGGGAGAAACGAAATTGAAATCAagtcaaaaatatattttgcatATAAATATGAGAATAAGGAAAGTATTTCATACAGCACGCGTAGATAACTAAGCTTGCCCAATGTAGCTGGTATTGGACCAGTTAGCACATTCAAGTAAAGATCCAAGCTCACCAAGTTTTTCAAATTTCCAAGCTCGTCTGGGATTTTTccacttatattattattaaaaagctCCCTGTAATTGAAACCCCCCGAATATAAATGCAAAAGATTTTGATAATGAAATAATCTGATCACAAAGAGTATATGGATAGCAACTTACAGGTACTGTAAATTTGGTAGATTACCAAGGTTTGGAACCAGTGTACCCGATAGATCTGCATTTCCAAGATCACTGACCAGAAAGGGGTTAATAATCACTATACAGACAACCAATCATAAATAAACAGGAAATCTTAAATGTTACATATCAACTTACACACGGGTCACACTATTATCACTATTGCATGTAACATGAAACCATGTGCATGGATTGACAAGGGTGGCATCCCAGCTTTGAAGAACATTGTTAGGATCTTGTAGGTTGCTCTTCAATGCATTTAGGGCATCACCTGTGTTAGATAGAAGCAATATTCAGGTgcaaagatattattattatgttgtgTGGTCTCCACATTTATGGTGCAATGCGAAATATTGTCAGATTTAGGAATCACAAACATGAATCCCAACTTCAATGAGTCAACCCTAGTAGCCTCCATCTCACAATTAACTAACTCACAAGAAAAGATTAAACTTTAAAGCGAATGGAAAGCCACTTCTTTTTCTCCAAGGACAAAAGCATTTCCACAAACCACTCTGAGATAAAGAAGCCTCCCATACTATTAGAATCAACAATTATGGTGATATCCTGTGCTAAAGATTGAACATTCCCTACTCAATAATCAACAAATAAGTGAATAACCCAAACTAATGACACAGATACAAGGGTATCATCAAACTAAGAAAAACCATAAAGCCATTCAATTCTATCAACTCATATATTACAACTAGGGAAGCATTAAGTTGAAACTTAACAAAAGCTACTCCAAGTGTATTATTAAGTTCTCCAGTTCTAATACATGAACCAGCTACAATAAAGCCGAAAGGGAATCAAGTAGATCAAAAAGAAAGGACAAAAGGAACAAGTAGCTTAATTGGGGTAAAATTTCCCCACCCTGATCATTTAAAGCACCTGCTTAATGGGAAGAATTAAAACACAATAGAGAGCAAGGACAAAAGGGAACCACCCACCTTCTGCATTGCCAGAGACCTTAAGCACCAAATCAAGCACCAAAATTGCACAAACAAGAAAAGAACCCTTGCAAGTTGAAGTCACCATCTCCACGTTTCCCACACTAATCTTCACCTACAGCTTCGTAATAATCAAGTCATAAAACCAATTGATTCACTAATTCACGCACCCCTTTGTGTCCTATTCTATCTACATGATACCCTTGAAGCTCAGCAGCATCTTGACCTCGTTGACCAACCGAAAACAAAAAGGAAGCACTTTGGACTTGGAAGATGAGGCAGAATCGAAGTCTGGGTAGTTGCAAGTTGCGTTCTTTTTTGTGTGTAAGGTCTTAGTTGGGAATCTGGAGGTGAAATCAGAGATGGGTGTGGGGAGTTTCAGCTGAAAAATGCAGGGAACACGGTCGACGGAAGAAGGGTGAAGGAGAGGAAGAGAGTCAATGAATGCTGCATCCTGTGTTAGAATTTTCGACCTTCTAATAATAGTAGTTGATGTTGTGATAACGATGAGAGCCGAGTTGGCGCATTAATATCTGGCGGCTCGGTTTCTAACCAAagaatgtttaattttttattaataaagtttgaaaatttaaagtttcgtgtatttataaataagagtaaagtatcaatTTGGTCCCtgtctattttttaaaatgtcaAGATGATCTTTAACCAAAAATACGTTCCATTACGGTCTCTGACCCTGAATTCTGTCTGTCAATCCGGTCCTTCTGTCACTTTCATGGCGGAAAGTCAACAGAAAATACTGAGGTGTGAAGACTAGGGTATGACACGGATGGTTCGGATTGTTACGTGAAAGATGAAATCCTACGTGGCAAGATAAAATGGACAGGGGTCTTTTTGTCCTCGTCCAAAAAACAAAAACGATGGCGTTTTAAGGGTTTAGGGCGTCGTTTGGTTTCACGCCTTATATGTTATCCCCTAAAGACTCCTTGTCTCTATAATACAATTACATTCTAAACCCTAGCAGACAGCTCTCTTCTCCATCAAGGCAGTGGTGACTGGTGAAAATTTTGGTGACAAGGTTGCTAACGAAGCTTTTGACGGAGACGTGGACGGTTGTTGGACGGCGCTCTTGACGGAAGTTGGACGGTTCGGCACACAGCAGTGATTGCTGAGGAAGGTGTCGTTACTGTCGCTTTCACTGTTTTACTTGTGTGTGGTCCTCATTCTACCATTGCTGTTTGTATTCAACGTTGGTGGGGTAGTTAGAGGTTAAAAAAGTGTTTCTGCTATCATATCATAGGagttttatgtatttatataaaatgAAAGTGTAGAGATGAGTTAAAAAATTAGTGATAGTTGGAACAGATTATTAGGATTGGCTGTTTAAATTGATGTAATATTGAAGAAACTGTGTtgcatgtttaaattttttatttaggagTTAACAAAATTTTATTGCACTTTTTCATATGTCTGAATGTCTGGTTACCCCTGTGTTTCACCATGGGGAGAATTTCACGAAGGACAGTGAAGGAAATCTTAGCTACATgcatggaaaagttcataggTGGCTACCAATGGATGTTGACCTGATTAATTACTTTGATTTGGTTGTTTTGTTTAAAGAGATAGGCTATATGGAGTTTAAGGCAATGTACTGGTGTGATATGACTGCATCTGATATGGAATCTGACCTTCATGCCATTCATGGGGATAAAGAAATTAACAAACTGAGGGAAGGTATTGATAAGAACAGGCACACAGATGAATTTTACATCTACTTTGAGCATCCTGTGGACCTGCCAGAGGTAGTTGGTGAGGGGGTTGTGGAGGAGGATGTGATTGCCAGTGATGTCAATTCGCTTAAGTCATCATCATCTTTCTCGGATGATGAATACGAAAGCGCTGAGGATGAGGTTTACAAACCGCCTCTTCCTGGTTATGAGTCTGATGACAGTGGGAGTGATGACAGTTTGaataagaggaagaacaagcagaAGACTCGAGTTAAAAAAAAGATGTCACCTAAACGAAGAAAAAAACTGGTGTGGCTAAGAAGAAGGGGACTAAGTCAGCAGAAGATGGGCCAAAAATGTCCCCTAAAACAACTAAGAGAAGGGCTAGTAGGAAATACTCTGATGCTAGGAGAAAATATGTGCTAAAGGATGGGCTTGGTAGGCAAGATATGCAGGGGGAGAACAGTAGGCCTGGGCCAGAGTTGGGAGGCCCAAGAAGCTCCAGACAACATGGGCCTGTTGGGCAGGATACAACAATTGCTGCTAATGGAGATGAAGACCATGTACCAGATCCAACTGTAGCAAAGGTGGATAGTGAGTATGAGAAACCTTATGAGTATGAAAGTGAGGTGTTCAACAGTCCAGTTTCATCTGGAGATGAGGGTAAAACAGCCTATGATACTTTTGATGAGAACACTGAATATGGTGAGGTCCAATTTAAAGTTGGACAGTTGTTCCCCACCATGGAGTGATTCAAGAAGGCCCTGAAAGATTATTTTGTGCACGAGGGTAAAGATGTTTTATACATTAAGAATGAGAAGTTGAGGGTGAGAGCAGCTTGTGCAGGTGAAAAATGTTCTTGGCTAATTTTTACAAGTTGGAACAGTTCAAAAGGTTGCTTTCAAATCAAAACTCTTTACAATAAACACAACTGTAGAAGGGATTTTGGTAGTAACTTGGCTGACAGAGCATGGGTCACTGATAAGTTAGTTAAGAAGCTCTTTACAGAGCTTGACCTGAAGCTAGGTGTAGCCAGGGATCATATCATAGATGAATACAATGTGAAAGTAAATCTTAGAATGGTAGCTAGAGCATTGATGGTTGCGAGATAGGTTGTCATTGGGAGAGAAAAGGCACAGTATGGAAAGACACGGGATTACCTGATGGAATTGCACAGAAGTAACCCAGGATCAACTGCCTTGATGGAAGTAATTCCCCAACCTGAATCCCTGCCACTATTCGATAGGTTATATATTAGTTTGGATGCTTGCAAAAAGGGGTTTAAGGAGGGATGTAGGCCACTAATAGGGTTGGATGGCTGCTTCTTTAAGGGTCGTTATGGTGGCTAGCTTCTAAGTGCGGTGGGCCAAGACGCAAATAACCACTTCTATGTCATTGCATATGCAGTGGTCCCGAATGAATGCAAGGAGACATGGAAGTGGTTGTTAACTTTACTGAAAGAAGACTTGGGTGAAGTTCCACAACATGGCTGGAACTTTATTTCCGACCAACAAAAAGTAAGTTAATTATGTTAAGTTATTTAACAAGTATACCTtattatcataattaaattattttaagttaattaCATGTTCTGTTAAATGTCACATGTTCAGTTTACCTTTTACTGATATTAAACACACTGATATTGTGTTATGAATCTGCTATAGGGTTTGGAGCTGGCAATGAAGGAAGTTAACCCTACTGCCCATCACCGAAACTGTGTTCTTCATATTTGGAAGAACTTTATAAAACAATTTAAAGATGAACAAATAAAGAAGATGGTATGGGAGTGCTCTCGTTGTACAACAATTCAAGAATTCAGAAGTGCAATGGAGAAATTAAAGAATCTGAATGAGGGAGCCTGGGAGTATCTGCAGAGGTTTGACCCAGGTGTGTGGTGCAAGGCCTACTTTAGTCATGGGCCCAAGGTTGATAACATAACGAACAATATGTGTGAGGTGTGGAACGCGAAAATTGTTGAATACAGGAAGAAGCCAATTCTGTCAATGTGTGAAGACTTGAGGTGTTACATCATGAGGAAAAGGGCTATGCAcaagaagagactggagcaccacaCTGGTATCTTGGCCCCTGTGCAGCAGAAAAAGCTTGATCAGTTTATCAAGCCCAGGAGTACCAAGTGGAGAGCAACCTGGGCTGGTGATTCTGATAGAGTATTGTTCGAGATTCATATGCAAAGGCACAAAGTTGGAGTAAACTTACAAAGTAAGACATGTACTTGCAATGTGTGACAGCTAACTAGTATACAATTCATCATCTTATATGGCTGGTCTAGTTAACAAATGTTGAGTCTTTaactacttaatatttttttaacataatctGTGTGTAGGCATGCCTTGCAGACATGCGGTTGCAGCCATGGCTAAGATGGGCTTGAAGCCAGAGGACTTTGTGCATAAATGGCTCACTATGGATACTATCAGATCAGCCTATTCTGTCTGCATTAATCCAGTTAACAGTGAAGAATACTGGAACCCAACTGATTTACCACAGCCACTACCTCCCCCAATTAAAAAAGCTGCACATCGTCCAAAGATAAAGAGAAAAGTCGATTCTGTGGAGACAGAGATGAATTCCCACAAAGCCAAAAAGTCATTCAAAGTGACTTGTAACAGGTGTGGCCAAAAGGGTCATTACTATAAAACATGCTCCAATCCACCCAAAGACCCAAATTGAAAGCCTATGaccaagaaggaaaggaggaaTTTGAAGCAGTCTGCTCCAGCAGTGGACTCTGCTAGCACCACCTAGGTATGCCTGCTTCAGGGTTCGATTTGTCATATTTTTATAATGGTTAGGGATTTAAGTGTCACATGATAGATTGGTTAGGGATGTAATTGTTATTGCAAAGATTGATCCAGTTTTTAAATGCCTATTCTGTATGATGACCCACATAGAACCAGGTTGGTAAGGAAAACAACATGAGTACTGGTGttgaaggaacaatactagatcctGTGGTAAGTAGTTTGCAGGGTTAATTTGATTACATGTTCACATGCGTTCTATTGTTGACTCTAGATTGAGATAGAGTACTATTCATGAATGTagacaaaggaaaaaaaataaaaaaaagaagctaCCTAAATCAACACTAAAGGAAGATACAACATTGGGACAAGGAGATGAAATTCCTCTTTCACAGTCTGCTCCCCAACCAGAAGTTGTAAGTGACCAGCTTAATTCACAATTGCATTATAACTAGCAATGTCTTAGTCTTACTTTTTGTTTCATATAATGCAATCTTGTTGGTTTGCAGAGAGCATCTGAGACCCCCATCTTCAATAACCCACCTCCACAAAGGATGAAGCAACCAATTGTTAGGCCACCAATCCCCTCTACCTTTGTTCAAGCTGCTGTGGTGAATCAGATTCCCCCAATCATTGGACCTCACTTCAGGCCTCCCACGCCTACCAACACAGAAATTCCACCCAACAATGATACTAATGTTCCTACTAGATCGGTCGCAACAGCTTCTGGGACTGCATCAAGACTATTCAAGTTCATTCCCACTCTTGGATTTAGGCCTCCTAGGAAGAACTAGAAGTGTGGTCCTAGGTTTATATCAAGTTAAAAGAAGATGCTAACTTTTTGATAAACTAGCTTTCATATAGCCACCACAAACAgttttttgctttctgttttgatAGCATATGTGAATTAAGGGCCTATAatactcttttttattttggtgttGCTGATGTTGGTATAGGGCTATATGTTGCCCACTTTTGGAGTTATTTTGTGAACAACATGTTGATATTTGGTGGCTGTTTGCAGTTGTTAATGTTACATATTACTGTTAGTTATTACTGGATTGCTTTTCATGGTATGAAAGGATTCAGGTATAACACATTCTACTTTTTGACACAATGAAACTTTTCCAAACAACCAACACAACTGTTTCATTTAATAAACTCGGATTTACATTGTTAACTGATACAATACAACTATTTCAGCAACAGAAACTTCCAACACAAAACCAACAAGATACACTAACTATCTGCTATCCACTCTAAAAGAGATAATTTGCACATACAACTCCAAAGACAAACACAACAACTATCAATGGATAGCTAAACCACCTATTACACTTAACGTGGCTAGAATTTTTCATCTGCAACTCTAACCCAGAAACTATGTCCTCTAGCTTTGTCACTTTCTCCTCCATCCAAATGGCTGCATCCAAAAAATGATTTTGCTTTCGATTCCGACCACAAGGACTGCCATAATTTATTTGCTCCTCTTCAAACAGTGAAACATATTCATCCAACCATTGAAAATATTTGCACCGACCTTGTGTAGTCTGCAcagtaaaaagaaagaaaactcaAATTATTAATGCAGAGATGCCTGCTACAGATCTTGGCATGAATAGCAACATAACTAACTGTTTCATACCTTAAAATTTGGGCATCCAAAGAATAGCCTCTTAGGGTTCGACTGTATTGATGACATGAATAGAATTGCATGAATCCCACAATTACATTTTGGGGCAACGAATCTTTTCTTCATCTTCGCTCCAGCACTACCAACGAAACTCACAGAAATACTCTTGCCCTTATCGTCCGACGCATCTCTTCCAATCCCACGATTTCTGTTATTGCTCATGGTGGTATCAGTTCCATGCGTGAAACAGGGAAGATAGACGACCAGACTCGTCTAATAaacaaccctaaaccctcaaaatgccatcgtttttattttttggacGAGGACAGAAAGGCCCCTATCCATTTCATCTTGCCATATAGGATTCCATCTTCCACGTAACAACCCGAGCCATCCGTGTCATACCCTAGCCTTCACACTTCAGCATTTTCCGTCGACTTTCCGCCGTGAAAGTGACAGAAGGACCGGGTTGGCAGACGGAGTTCAGGGTTCGTAATGGAACGTGTTTTTGATTAAGGATCGTCTTGACATTTTGGGAAATGGACAGGGACCATGTTGGTACTTTACTCTATAAATAAAGGTTGACAATAAGCATTACAAtaacacataattttttttctatgagTTGTTAAgttgtaatatatataatattaataaatatataagttatttctattattatagtgagataattatattgataaatattaatattagagtcttttatttatatttttttattttatatttattatatctttttatttatttattttacaacacgttatcagcacgactGATAAACtacaattttatgatttatcttgtgtcttatttggtggattttatcaactttttcacatttattcactaaaataatatggttttataattttttctaatttgtgcttaagagtgaaaacatactttttagcctttaaaatagctaaatttaattcactttaattccattcgatgtcttgatatgtttgttgagtgatttcaggcttataaggtaaggattggatggaagaagtgaagaaaaaagcatgcaaagtggagaattcatgaagaaatgagtatTTGAAGGATTCATGGCCACGTGCACGCGTcctccacgcgtacacgtgaaagGGAATTTtaccaagcgacgcgtacgtgtcatccatgcatacgcgtcgatttctgagccatccaagcccaaatccaactcatttctgaagctattagaGGCTGAATTCAAGATGGATCAAACGGAGGGCAATTAGGACTAGATTAGAAACATGTTTTAGGTcacattctagagagagaaactctctcttctctctagaattaggttagattaggATAGATTCCTCTTAGATATAGGTTTAATTGttgttttgatttacttttctttgcaatttattgttcttacatctttactcttctagttttacttgttatttccttttatttgttgcttttatgttcatgcactcttgttgatttaatttcattaatgcaattta from Arachis hypogaea cultivar Tifrunner chromosome 10, arahy.Tifrunner.gnm2.J5K5, whole genome shotgun sequence includes:
- the LOC112714887 gene encoding uncharacterized protein, which codes for MVTSTCKGSFLVCAILVLDLVLKVSGNAEGDALNALKSNLQDPNNVLQSWDATLVNPCTWFHVTCNSDNSVTRVDLGNADLSGTLVPNLGNLPNLQYLELFNNNISGKIPDELGNLKNLVSLDLYLNVLTGPIPATLGKLSYLRVLRLNNNALSGGIPMSLTGINSLQVLDLSNNQLKGTVPVNGSFSMFTPISFQNNPGLIQPKM